Proteins from one Streptosporangium becharense genomic window:
- a CDS encoding heavy metal translocating P-type ATPase: MTTTGPPAGGGEIEIAIGGMTCASCAARIERKLNKLDGVTATVNYATEKAKVTYPGDLTPEDLVAEVEKAGYTAELPVPPLPGGGEADGETRERDELAPLRQRLITSVVLAAPVIAMAMVPALQFDNWQWLSLALAGPVVVYGGWPFHRAAWTNLRHGAATMDTLVSLGTIAAFAWSLWALFLGTAGEPGMRHGFEFTLSRGDGSGNIYFEAAAGVTAFILAGRYFEARSKRRAGAALRALLSMGAKEVTLTSGELVPIERLKVGDRFVVRPGEKIATDGVVEEGSSAVDASMLTGESVPVEVRPGDPVTGATVNAGGRLVVRATRVGSDTQLAQMARLVEEAQNGKAAVQRLADRISGIFVPIVIALSVATLGFWLGTGSGTAAAFTAAVAVLIIACPCALGLATPTALMVGTGRGAQLGILIKGPEALESTHGVDTVVLDKTGTVTSGTMTLKDVFTAPGEDRAEVLRLAGALESASEHPIARAVARAAASPAKVEDFANVEGLGVQGIVEGHAVLVGRPQLLAEWSQHLPAELETELEGARARGETAVAVGWDGRARAVLTVADEIKPTSAEAIRRLRGLGLRPVLLTGDNEAVARTVADAVGIDEVIADVLPADKVDVVKRLQAEGRKVAMVGDGVNDAAALAQADLGMAMGTGTDVAIEASDLTLVRGDLRVAADAIRLSRRTLRTIKGNLFWAFAYNVAALPLAAFGLLTPMIAGAAMAFSSVFVVGNSLRLRRFG, encoded by the coding sequence ATGACCACCACCGGGCCGCCCGCCGGCGGCGGCGAGATCGAGATCGCCATCGGCGGCATGACGTGTGCCTCCTGCGCCGCTCGCATCGAACGCAAACTCAACAAGCTGGACGGCGTGACCGCGACCGTCAACTACGCCACGGAGAAGGCGAAGGTCACCTACCCCGGAGACCTCACCCCGGAGGACCTGGTCGCCGAGGTGGAGAAGGCCGGTTACACCGCCGAGCTGCCCGTCCCGCCGCTCCCCGGGGGCGGCGAGGCGGACGGGGAGACGCGGGAACGCGACGAGCTCGCCCCGCTCAGGCAGCGTCTGATCACCTCCGTCGTGCTGGCGGCACCGGTCATCGCGATGGCGATGGTCCCGGCGTTGCAGTTCGACAACTGGCAGTGGCTCTCGCTGGCCCTGGCCGGGCCCGTCGTGGTCTACGGCGGCTGGCCCTTCCACCGGGCCGCCTGGACGAACCTGCGCCACGGCGCCGCGACCATGGACACCCTGGTCTCGCTCGGCACGATCGCCGCCTTCGCCTGGTCGTTGTGGGCACTGTTCCTCGGCACCGCCGGCGAGCCCGGCATGCGGCACGGCTTCGAGTTCACCCTGTCCAGGGGCGACGGCTCGGGCAACATCTACTTCGAGGCCGCCGCCGGGGTGACCGCCTTCATCCTGGCGGGACGTTACTTCGAGGCCCGCTCCAAGCGCCGCGCGGGCGCCGCGCTCCGCGCGCTGCTGTCGATGGGCGCCAAGGAGGTCACGCTCACCTCCGGTGAGCTCGTCCCGATCGAGAGGCTCAAGGTCGGCGACCGCTTCGTGGTCCGGCCCGGGGAGAAGATCGCGACCGACGGCGTGGTCGAGGAGGGCTCCTCCGCCGTGGACGCCTCCATGCTGACCGGCGAGTCGGTACCGGTCGAGGTGCGTCCGGGCGACCCCGTGACCGGGGCGACCGTGAACGCCGGAGGACGTCTGGTGGTCAGGGCCACCCGAGTCGGTTCCGACACCCAGCTCGCCCAGATGGCCAGGCTGGTGGAGGAGGCCCAGAACGGCAAGGCCGCCGTGCAGCGGCTGGCCGACCGGATCTCCGGGATCTTCGTGCCGATCGTGATCGCCCTGTCCGTCGCCACCCTCGGCTTCTGGCTCGGCACCGGTTCCGGCACCGCCGCCGCCTTCACCGCCGCCGTGGCGGTGCTGATCATCGCCTGCCCGTGTGCCCTGGGCCTGGCCACGCCGACCGCGCTGATGGTCGGCACCGGCCGAGGAGCCCAACTCGGCATCCTCATCAAGGGCCCCGAGGCGCTGGAGTCGACCCACGGCGTCGACACCGTCGTGCTGGACAAGACCGGCACCGTCACCTCGGGCACGATGACCCTCAAGGACGTCTTCACCGCCCCGGGCGAAGACCGCGCCGAGGTGCTCCGGCTCGCCGGAGCGCTGGAGTCGGCCTCAGAACACCCGATCGCCCGGGCCGTCGCCCGTGCCGCCGCGTCACCGGCCAAGGTGGAGGACTTCGCCAACGTCGAAGGGCTCGGTGTGCAGGGCATCGTAGAGGGGCACGCGGTCCTGGTCGGCCGCCCCCAGCTGCTCGCCGAGTGGTCGCAGCACCTGCCCGCCGAGCTGGAGACCGAGCTGGAAGGCGCCAGAGCACGCGGGGAGACCGCCGTCGCGGTCGGCTGGGACGGCCGGGCGCGCGCGGTGCTCACCGTCGCCGACGAGATCAAGCCGACCTCGGCCGAGGCGATCCGGCGGCTGCGCGGGCTCGGCCTGCGACCGGTCCTGCTGACCGGTGACAACGAGGCGGTAGCCCGCACGGTCGCCGACGCCGTCGGGATCGACGAGGTCATCGCCGACGTACTGCCCGCCGACAAGGTGGACGTCGTCAAGCGGCTCCAGGCCGAAGGCCGCAAGGTGGCCATGGTGGGCGACGGGGTCAACGACGCCGCCGCGCTCGCCCAGGCCGACCTCGGCATGGCGATGGGCACCGGCACCGACGTCGCGATCGAGGCGTCCGACCTGACCCTGGTCCGTGGTGACCTGAGAGTGGCCGCCGACGCGATCCGGCTGTCGCGCCGGACGTTGCGCACCATCAAGGGCAATCTGTTCTGGGCCTTCGCCTACAACGTGGCCGCCCTGCCGCTGGCCGCGTTCGGCCTGCTCACCCCGATGATCGCCGGAGCCGCGATGGCGTTCTCCTCGGTCTTCGTGGTCGGCAACAGCCTCCGGCTCCGCCGCTTCGGCTGA